From one Burkholderia latens genomic stretch:
- a CDS encoding CBS domain-containing protein: MYRVNEIMSRDVVCVAPTDTIRHAAALMQRFDIGVLPVCDGNELVAIVTDRDLAVRALSHGHSPDTPVKAVASAPVQWCVEDDGVGDVQKRMADVQLHRMPVLDAQHRIVGMLSLGDIATRAGGPARDELANTLEDVSLPRRR, encoded by the coding sequence ATGTATCGCGTCAACGAGATCATGTCGCGCGACGTGGTGTGCGTCGCGCCCACCGACACGATTCGCCATGCGGCCGCATTGATGCAGCGTTTCGACATCGGCGTGCTGCCGGTCTGCGACGGCAACGAACTCGTCGCGATCGTCACGGACCGCGACCTCGCGGTGCGCGCGCTGTCGCACGGGCACTCGCCCGACACGCCTGTGAAGGCCGTCGCGTCCGCCCCCGTCCAGTGGTGCGTCGAGGACGACGGCGTCGGCGACGTCCAGAAACGCATGGCCGACGTGCAATTGCACCGGATGCCCGTACTCGATGCGCAGCACCGGATCGTCGGCATGCTGTCGCTCGGCGACATCGCAACCCGCGCCGGCGGCCCCGCCCGCGACGAACTCGCGAACACGCTCGAAGACGTGTCGCTGCCGCGGCGCCGATGA
- a CDS encoding MipA/OmpV family protein: MTVARPLLSAGARRFVTGLSAFAALAAAGARDASAQTPSPLGEWQYSAGVPLQKLFNPTVPTWQVSVGAAMTLQPRYAGSDRYRVMGGPNLDVRYRDLFFLSTGDGLGANVLRGPNWRVSLSVGYDLGRRSADDLDHLNGLDNINAAPVMKLAADYVISKDFPLVLRADVRRSIGGSNGWVGDFSAYMPMPGSNEHFFWFAGPTVSFADSRYMNGWFGVNPGASARSGLPAYSASAGMKSFGAGVTMVWFVNKHWFLTVDGAVEQLVGRARRSPITQQSTNGVFDMSVNYQF; this comes from the coding sequence ATGACCGTTGCTCGCCCGTTGCTGTCAGCCGGTGCTCGCCGCTTCGTTACGGGCCTGTCGGCCTTCGCCGCACTCGCGGCCGCCGGCGCACGCGATGCGTCGGCCCAGACGCCTTCGCCGCTCGGCGAATGGCAGTATTCGGCGGGCGTTCCGCTGCAGAAGCTGTTCAACCCGACGGTGCCGACCTGGCAGGTCAGCGTCGGCGCCGCGATGACGCTGCAGCCGCGTTACGCGGGTTCCGACCGCTACCGCGTGATGGGCGGCCCGAACCTCGACGTCCGCTATCGCGACCTGTTCTTTCTGTCGACGGGCGACGGACTCGGCGCGAACGTGCTGCGCGGGCCGAACTGGCGCGTGAGCCTGTCCGTCGGCTACGACCTGGGACGCCGCTCGGCCGACGATCTCGACCACCTGAACGGCCTCGACAACATCAACGCGGCCCCGGTGATGAAGCTTGCGGCCGATTACGTGATCTCGAAGGATTTCCCGTTGGTGCTGCGCGCGGACGTGCGGCGCAGCATCGGCGGCTCGAACGGCTGGGTCGGCGATTTTTCCGCATACATGCCGATGCCGGGCAGCAACGAGCACTTCTTCTGGTTTGCGGGGCCGACGGTGTCGTTCGCCGACTCGCGCTACATGAACGGCTGGTTCGGCGTGAATCCGGGCGCGTCCGCGCGTTCCGGGCTGCCGGCCTATTCGGCGAGCGCGGGGATGAAGTCGTTTGGCGCGGGCGTGACGATGGTCTGGTTCGTCAACAAGCACTGGTTCCTGACGGTGGACGGAGCTGTGGAGCAACTCGTCGGCCGTGCACGGCGCAGCCCGATCACGCAGCAGTCGACGAACGGCGTGTTCGACATGTCGGTCAATTACCAGTTCTGA
- a CDS encoding VRR-NUC domain-containing protein, producing the protein MTPASPTPPAFYYLTNFERALAWLGERYDDLLDAHEHAFLAQFAQLPKASRALFVRMLMRTGSDFRASKLVYDEIGCTLDAAAPLVALGWVDPAPALTLDELFALSTKADLLKVFPSLAAHAGERKLDWLERLRPGHTDAQPLDAWCEHAGDRVLRVTVGPLCERLRLMFFGNLHQDWSEFVLADLGVFQYESVPIAPSSRAFQHRDDVDAYLALHACREALDAWPDELPFDGLLHAIDAVGCAQPWLATRRAKLLFTLGQACERRADWSTALDAYARSAWPGSRHRRIRVLERCGRDDDALALALDARGAFESDEERQRIERMLPRLQRRVGQPVERTAAVPGAPRETLVLARPEAFVSVEFAVRDHLALPDAPVHYVENTLINSLFGLLCWEPVFAAVPGAFFHPFQRGPADLHAPDFALRRGDAFAACFAQLDSGAYRDTIRRHYATKAGLQSPFVFWGVLTDELLDQALACLPPEHLRLWFTRLLADIRSNRSGLPDLVRFWPGERRYELIEVKGPGDRLQDNQTRWLAYCIAHGMPVRVVDVEWAAGAGVEPAEAAGLSA; encoded by the coding sequence GTGACGCCTGCATCGCCGACGCCCCCGGCGTTTTACTACCTGACCAATTTCGAACGCGCGCTGGCCTGGCTCGGCGAGCGCTACGACGACCTGCTCGACGCGCACGAACACGCGTTTCTCGCGCAGTTCGCGCAGTTGCCGAAAGCGTCGCGCGCGCTGTTCGTGCGGATGCTGATGCGCACCGGCTCCGACTTCCGCGCGAGCAAGCTCGTGTACGACGAAATCGGCTGCACGCTCGACGCGGCCGCGCCGCTCGTCGCACTGGGCTGGGTCGATCCGGCGCCCGCGCTTACGCTCGACGAACTGTTTGCGCTGTCGACCAAGGCCGATCTGCTGAAGGTGTTCCCGTCGCTCGCCGCGCATGCAGGCGAGCGCAAGCTCGACTGGCTCGAGCGATTGCGGCCCGGGCACACCGACGCGCAGCCGCTCGACGCATGGTGCGAGCACGCGGGCGATCGCGTGCTGCGCGTGACCGTTGGCCCGCTGTGCGAGCGCCTGCGGCTGATGTTCTTCGGCAATCTGCACCAGGACTGGAGCGAGTTCGTGCTCGCCGATCTCGGCGTGTTCCAGTATGAAAGCGTGCCGATCGCGCCGTCGTCGCGCGCGTTCCAGCATCGCGACGACGTCGATGCGTATCTCGCGCTGCACGCGTGCCGCGAAGCACTCGACGCGTGGCCCGACGAGCTGCCGTTCGACGGCCTGCTGCACGCGATCGACGCGGTCGGCTGCGCGCAGCCGTGGCTGGCGACGCGCCGCGCGAAGTTGCTGTTTACGCTCGGGCAGGCCTGCGAACGGCGCGCCGACTGGAGCACCGCGCTCGACGCCTATGCGCGCAGCGCGTGGCCGGGCAGCCGGCATCGGCGCATTCGCGTGCTCGAGCGCTGCGGGCGCGACGACGACGCGCTGGCGCTGGCGCTCGACGCGCGCGGCGCGTTCGAGAGCGACGAAGAGCGCCAGCGCATCGAGCGGATGCTGCCGCGCCTGCAGCGCCGCGTCGGGCAGCCGGTCGAGCGGACGGCCGCCGTGCCGGGCGCGCCTCGCGAAACGCTCGTGCTGGCGCGCCCCGAAGCGTTCGTGAGCGTCGAATTCGCGGTGCGCGACCATCTCGCGCTGCCCGATGCGCCGGTGCATTACGTCGAGAACACGCTGATCAATTCGCTGTTCGGACTGCTGTGCTGGGAGCCCGTGTTCGCGGCCGTGCCCGGTGCGTTCTTCCACCCGTTCCAGCGCGGGCCGGCCGATCTGCACGCACCCGATTTCGCGCTGCGCCGCGGCGATGCGTTTGCCGCATGCTTTGCGCAACTCGATTCGGGCGCGTACCGCGACACGATCCGCCGCCACTACGCGACGAAGGCGGGGCTGCAGTCGCCGTTCGTATTCTGGGGCGTGCTGACTGACGAGTTGCTCGACCAGGCGCTCGCGTGCCTGCCGCCCGAGCATCTGCGGCTGTGGTTCACGCGCCTGCTTGCGGACATTCGCAGCAACCGTTCGGGGCTGCCCGACCTGGTCCGGTTCTGGCCTGGCGAGCGGCGCTACGAGCTGATCGAGGTAAAAGGGCCCGGCGACCGGCTGCAGGACAACCAGACACGCTGGCTCGCGTACTGCATCGCGCACGGGATGCCGGTGCGTGTCGTCGATGTCGAATGGGCGGCGGGTGCCGGCGTGGAGCCGGCCGAAGCGGCGGGGCTGTCGGCATGA
- a CDS encoding ATP-dependent DNA helicase, which produces MSYVVAVRAMCEFTARRGDLDLRFTPAPTALEGIAGHGAVTSKRGARYETEIALTGTWGTLTVRGRADGYDPVANRVEEIKTYRGSLDAMPANHRALHWAQAKVYAHLMCAARGLAEIDVALVYFDIVSERETVLTETLSASALAEFFAEQCACFVGWAERETAHRAARDAALRALTFPHGQFRSGQRELAVSVYRAARDERCLMAQAPTGIGKTLGTVFPLLKACGEGELDRVFFLTAKTPGRALALDAAATLGAGTPALPLRVLELVARDKACEHPDRACHGESCPLAQGFYDRLPAARDAAIGAGLLDRGTVRPAALAHDVCPYYLAQELARWSDMVIGDYNYYYDGSAMLHTLAQQNQWRVGVLVDEAHNLLDRARKMYSASLDPFAFAAARDAAPAALRKAFDRLARAWGALNRAQAERYAAYPDIPGPIVSAVQHLVATIGEHLADAPRANDDALLRFHFDAIQFGMLADAFDSASIFDATLHGEPLPRQPALDGVVPAGRRRRIQSTLCVRNVIPAGFLAPRYEAARATVLFSGTLSPFHFYRDTLGLPADTGWLDVDGPFRAEQLTVRVASHVSTRWRDRDRSLEPIADLIAAQYATRPGNYLGFLSSFDYLARVVALMQVRHPHVPVWAQAPGMGESERDAFLARFDARGRGVGFAVLGGAFSEGVDLVGERLIGAFIATLGLPQVNDVNEQMRRAMDARFGNGYDYMYLYPGLQKVVQAAGRVIRTEHDEGVVHLIDDRYRRREVRDLLPRWWRIG; this is translated from the coding sequence ATGAGCTATGTCGTCGCGGTGCGGGCGATGTGCGAGTTCACCGCGCGGCGCGGCGATCTCGACCTGCGCTTCACGCCCGCGCCGACCGCGCTCGAAGGCATCGCCGGACATGGCGCAGTCACGTCGAAACGCGGCGCGCGCTACGAAACCGAAATCGCGCTGACCGGCACCTGGGGCACGCTCACGGTGCGCGGGCGCGCGGATGGCTACGACCCGGTCGCGAACCGTGTCGAGGAAATCAAGACCTACCGCGGCAGCCTCGATGCGATGCCGGCCAACCATCGCGCGCTGCACTGGGCGCAGGCGAAGGTCTATGCGCACCTCATGTGCGCCGCCCGCGGTCTCGCGGAAATCGACGTCGCGCTCGTGTATTTCGACATCGTGTCCGAACGCGAGACCGTGCTGACGGAAACGCTGAGCGCAAGCGCGCTTGCCGAGTTTTTCGCCGAGCAGTGCGCGTGCTTCGTCGGCTGGGCCGAGCGCGAGACCGCGCACCGAGCGGCGCGCGATGCGGCGCTGCGTGCGCTGACGTTTCCGCACGGACAGTTCCGCAGCGGGCAGCGCGAACTGGCCGTGTCCGTCTATCGGGCCGCGCGCGACGAACGCTGCCTGATGGCGCAGGCGCCGACCGGCATCGGCAAGACCCTCGGCACGGTGTTCCCGTTGCTGAAGGCGTGCGGCGAGGGCGAGCTCGATCGCGTGTTCTTTTTGACCGCGAAGACGCCCGGCCGCGCGCTCGCACTCGACGCGGCGGCGACGCTCGGCGCGGGCACGCCGGCGCTGCCGCTGCGCGTGCTCGAACTCGTCGCGCGCGACAAGGCGTGCGAGCATCCGGACCGCGCGTGTCACGGCGAGTCTTGCCCGCTCGCGCAAGGCTTCTACGACCGGCTGCCGGCCGCGCGCGATGCGGCGATCGGTGCAGGGCTGCTCGATCGCGGCACCGTGCGCCCGGCGGCGCTCGCGCACGACGTCTGCCCGTATTACCTCGCGCAGGAACTCGCCCGGTGGTCGGACATGGTGATCGGCGACTACAACTATTACTACGACGGCAGCGCGATGCTGCACACGCTCGCGCAGCAGAACCAGTGGCGCGTCGGCGTGCTCGTCGACGAAGCGCACAACCTGCTCGATCGCGCGCGCAAGATGTACAGCGCGTCGCTCGACCCGTTCGCGTTCGCGGCCGCGCGGGACGCGGCGCCCGCGGCGCTGCGCAAGGCGTTCGACCGGCTCGCACGGGCGTGGGGGGCGCTCAATCGCGCGCAGGCCGAGCGTTACGCCGCGTATCCTGACATCCCCGGGCCGATCGTCTCGGCGGTTCAGCACCTCGTCGCGACGATTGGCGAACATCTCGCCGACGCCCCGCGCGCGAACGACGATGCGCTGCTGCGCTTCCATTTCGATGCGATCCAGTTCGGCATGCTTGCCGACGCGTTCGACAGCGCGTCCATCTTCGACGCGACGCTGCACGGCGAACCGCTGCCGCGCCAGCCGGCGCTCGACGGCGTCGTGCCGGCCGGCCGCCGGCGACGCATCCAGTCGACGCTGTGCGTGCGCAACGTGATCCCGGCCGGGTTTCTTGCACCGCGCTACGAAGCAGCGCGCGCGACGGTGCTGTTTTCCGGCACGCTGAGCCCGTTTCATTTCTATCGCGACACGCTCGGGCTGCCGGCCGATACGGGCTGGCTCGACGTCGACGGGCCGTTCCGCGCGGAGCAGCTGACCGTGCGCGTCGCGAGCCATGTGTCGACCCGCTGGCGCGATCGCGACCGTTCGCTCGAACCGATCGCGGACCTGATCGCCGCGCAGTATGCGACGCGACCCGGCAACTACCTCGGTTTTCTCAGCAGCTTCGACTATCTGGCGCGTGTCGTCGCGCTGATGCAGGTGCGTCATCCTCACGTGCCGGTATGGGCGCAGGCGCCTGGCATGGGCGAAAGCGAGCGCGACGCGTTTCTTGCGCGTTTCGACGCGCGCGGGCGCGGCGTAGGCTTCGCGGTGCTGGGCGGCGCGTTTTCTGAAGGGGTGGATCTCGTCGGCGAGCGGCTGATCGGCGCATTCATCGCGACGCTCGGGCTGCCGCAGGTCAACGACGTCAACGAACAGATGCGGCGCGCGATGGATGCGCGTTTCGGCAACGGGTACGACTACATGTACCTTTATCCGGGGCTGCAGAAGGTCGTGCAGGCGGCCGGACGCGTGATCCGCACCGAACACGACGAGGGCGTCGTGCACCTGATCGACGATCGCTATCGACGACGGGAGGTGCGCGATCTGTTGCCGCGATGGTGGCGGATCGGGTGA
- a CDS encoding IclR family transcriptional regulator domain-containing protein has product MTKKPDLDRRDWIAGLEKGLMILEAFDSQHARMTPTQAAARTGLTRTAARRYLLTLESLGYVHSDGKLYGLTPRVLRVGWSYFDSARLPRTVQPYLQQLSASLNESAYVSVLDGWELVFIARNGVSRVMTTGFVLGARVPAPLTSPGVVLLAHHPDREAVRAWLDEAELAPFTPHTITNKPRLLEQVDRARDAGFAVIEQQLQVGVRGIAVPLKNRHGEVVAALSTNMPIGAESTDAAVRRVLPHLQETALAMLNVL; this is encoded by the coding sequence ATGACGAAAAAGCCCGACCTGGACCGACGCGACTGGATCGCCGGCCTCGAAAAAGGCCTGATGATCCTTGAAGCATTCGACAGCCAGCACGCGCGCATGACGCCCACCCAGGCCGCCGCCCGTACCGGTCTCACGCGCACGGCCGCGCGGCGCTACCTGCTGACGCTGGAATCGCTCGGCTACGTCCATTCCGACGGCAAACTGTACGGCCTCACGCCGCGCGTATTGCGGGTCGGCTGGTCGTATTTCGATTCGGCGCGCCTGCCGCGCACGGTCCAGCCGTATCTGCAGCAGCTGAGCGCATCGCTGAACGAATCGGCGTACGTGAGCGTGCTCGACGGCTGGGAACTCGTGTTCATTGCCCGCAACGGCGTGTCGCGCGTGATGACGACCGGCTTCGTGCTCGGCGCGCGCGTGCCGGCCCCGCTGACGTCGCCCGGCGTCGTGCTGCTCGCGCATCATCCGGATCGCGAGGCCGTGCGCGCGTGGCTCGACGAGGCCGAACTCGCGCCGTTCACGCCGCACACGATCACGAACAAGCCGCGCCTGCTCGAACAGGTGGACCGCGCGCGCGACGCCGGCTTCGCGGTGATCGAACAGCAATTGCAGGTCGGCGTGCGCGGAATCGCGGTACCGCTGAAGAATCGCCACGGCGAAGTCGTCGCCGCGCTGAGCACGAACATGCCCATCGGTGCGGAATCGACCGACGCGGCCGTGCGCCGCGTGCTGCCGCATCTGCAGGAAACCGCGCTGGCGATGCTCAACGTGCTGTAG
- a CDS encoding UDP-N-acetylglucosamine 1-carboxyvinyltransferase, with protein MSNLIVHGGTPLRGDIKPSANKNAVLPILCATLLTDQPLRLVGVPDITDVRKILDIFRTLGSDVSVDFTTGILDLHHRNTTFDPAVHRLPEAMRSSIMLIPPLLARFGVARLENDVKGCTLGVREIDPHVEVFERFGAHIQRTPDSLIVRADGPLTANDHWLDYASVTTTENFALCATAASGTSTLMNAASEPHVQEFCKFLAMIGVAIEGIGTSRLCVTGGGKLGGGEFRFAEDFHEIATFLALGAITGGDITVRNSSPEHFPLIDRTFAKFGVNVTHRDGWSRAERDGPLRVRRPFTQNILTKVEAAPWPYLPVDLLPIFIALGVRAEGSAMFWNKVYDGALGWSGELSKFGAHVLLSDPHRLITFGGLQLTPARVESPYIIRVAIALLMVAASIEGRSEIMNALPIRRAHPHFVENLRSVGANVEWTSSE; from the coding sequence GCCGCTGCGCCTCGTCGGCGTGCCGGACATCACCGACGTGCGCAAGATCCTCGACATCTTCCGCACGCTCGGCAGCGACGTGTCGGTCGATTTCACGACCGGCATCCTCGATCTCCACCATCGCAACACGACGTTCGATCCGGCCGTTCATCGCCTGCCCGAAGCGATGCGCTCGTCGATCATGCTGATTCCGCCGCTGCTCGCGCGCTTCGGCGTCGCGCGCCTCGAGAACGACGTGAAAGGCTGCACGCTCGGCGTGCGCGAAATCGATCCGCACGTCGAGGTGTTCGAGCGCTTCGGCGCGCATATCCAGCGCACGCCCGATTCGCTGATCGTCCGCGCCGACGGTCCGTTGACGGCCAACGATCACTGGCTCGACTACGCGTCGGTCACGACCACCGAGAACTTCGCGTTGTGCGCGACCGCGGCGAGCGGTACGTCGACGTTGATGAATGCGGCGTCGGAGCCGCACGTGCAGGAGTTCTGCAAGTTCCTCGCGATGATCGGCGTCGCGATCGAAGGCATCGGCACGTCGCGCCTGTGCGTGACGGGCGGCGGCAAGCTCGGCGGCGGCGAATTCCGGTTCGCCGAGGATTTCCACGAGATCGCAACGTTCCTCGCGCTCGGCGCGATCACGGGCGGCGACATCACGGTTCGCAATTCGTCGCCGGAGCATTTCCCGCTGATCGACCGCACGTTCGCGAAGTTCGGCGTGAACGTCACGCATCGCGACGGCTGGTCCCGCGCGGAACGCGACGGCCCGCTGCGCGTGCGCCGGCCGTTCACGCAGAACATCCTGACCAAGGTCGAAGCCGCGCCGTGGCCGTACCTGCCGGTCGACCTGCTGCCGATCTTCATCGCGCTCGGCGTGCGCGCGGAAGGCAGCGCGATGTTCTGGAACAAGGTGTACGACGGCGCGCTCGGCTGGTCGGGCGAACTGTCGAAGTTCGGCGCGCACGTGCTGCTGTCCGATCCGCACCGGCTGATCACGTTCGGCGGGCTGCAACTGACGCCGGCGCGTGTCGAGAGCCCGTACATTATCCGCGTCGCGATCGCGCTGCTGATGGTGGCCGCGAGCATCGAGGGCCGCTCGGAAATCATGAATGCGCTGCCCATTCGACGCGCACACCCGCATTTCGTCGAAAACCTGCGTTCGGTCGGTGCGAACGTCGAGTGGACGAGCAGCGAGTAA